A region of Pleionea litopenaei DNA encodes the following proteins:
- a CDS encoding SMI1/KNR4 family protein — protein sequence MAIYNDLLADTQPGGRLERFEKVESSEVEKLKSIYPNLPEDYLSFLEEVGNGEIGNAAYMIYNGVLSPDEIYDETTAESLSDILIFGDDMQGFCSGFDVEHGWSVVEVDPIDVSYRKTFDCFSDFVRDKLKLI from the coding sequence ATGGCGATTTATAATGATCTCTTGGCTGATACACAGCCAGGAGGACGATTAGAAAGATTTGAAAAAGTTGAGTCGTCGGAAGTCGAAAAGCTGAAAAGTATTTATCCAAATTTGCCGGAAGACTACTTATCCTTTTTAGAGGAGGTGGGCAATGGAGAAATTGGAAATGCAGCTTACATGATCTATAACGGTGTTTTGTCGCCTGATGAAATCTATGATGAAACAACGGCGGAAAGCTTAAGTGATATATTAATCTTTGGCGACGATATGCAAGGGTTTTGCTCTGGTTTTGATGTTGAGCATGGCTGGTCAGTTGTAGAAGTCGATCCAATAGACGTGAGTTATAGAAAAACATTTGACTGCTTCTCTGATTTTGTTAGAGATAAATTAAAGCTGATTTAA
- a CDS encoding FRG domain-containing protein, with translation MESKTVCSFSDFICEIEELDETSELILFRGQSVQGNLLPSVCREAPTKNTTRSEKETLKELRRMGGALVSNEQMSDWDLLVVAQHFGLKTRLLDWSSNPLAALWFACSDYREGDVYVYVLYADEFLHNAEKGPFDTGATRVFRPTLNNPRIVAQHGWFTSHKYSSKTKKFVALEKNKKMKRSVFEIHVPESSRKTMLKALDRHGVNSHTLFPDLEGLCKYLNWRHNGA, from the coding sequence ATGGAATCGAAAACAGTTTGTAGTTTTTCTGACTTCATATGTGAGATAGAAGAACTTGACGAAACTTCGGAGCTTATATTGTTTAGAGGGCAATCCGTTCAAGGTAACCTTCTGCCTAGTGTCTGCCGAGAAGCTCCGACAAAGAATACAACTAGATCTGAAAAGGAAACACTGAAAGAGCTCAGAAGAATGGGCGGCGCTCTGGTATCTAATGAGCAGATGTCAGATTGGGATTTGCTTGTAGTAGCTCAGCATTTTGGGTTAAAGACTCGTTTGCTGGATTGGTCGAGTAATCCTTTGGCTGCTTTGTGGTTCGCTTGCTCAGATTACAGAGAAGGGGACGTATATGTATATGTTCTGTATGCCGATGAATTTTTGCACAATGCAGAGAAAGGGCCTTTCGATACTGGTGCCACCAGGGTATTTAGACCAACACTGAACAACCCTCGTATTGTTGCGCAGCACGGGTGGTTCACATCACACAAGTACTCTTCGAAAACCAAAAAATTTGTTGCGCTTGAGAAAAATAAGAAAATGAAGCGTTCCGTTTTTGAAATTCATGTTCCAGAAAGTTCCAGAAAAACAATGCTTAAAGCTTTGGATAGGCATGGTGTAAATAGCCACACTTTGTTTCCAGATCTTGAAGGGCTATGTAAGTATCTAAATTGGCGTCACAATGGTGCATAA
- a CDS encoding DUF2310 family Zn-ribbon-containing protein: MSSYDKLRPWTEIENCDCKEITSIVLVDILTDNPIHCFNCKNEIDPEFLKLDQKLVDDIASWYGVFQSLYNLWLNSGEYEEYAKEKLTNKNSQVNVEGMSVAKRLSAYYPSYYWWFSDTDDGELIYCPNCAKKLDPNVKYGTGKCEACNVVV; the protein is encoded by the coding sequence ATGAGCAGCTACGATAAACTTAGACCTTGGACAGAGATAGAGAATTGTGATTGCAAAGAAATCACATCTATTGTACTTGTGGATATATTGACGGATAACCCAATTCATTGTTTTAATTGCAAAAATGAAATAGATCCGGAATTTTTAAAATTGGATCAAAAATTGGTTGATGATATTGCGAGTTGGTATGGCGTATTTCAATCACTATACAACTTGTGGTTAAATTCCGGGGAATATGAAGAGTATGCAAAAGAAAAGCTTACAAATAAAAATAGTCAGGTGAATGTCGAAGGTATGTCTGTTGCAAAAAGACTGTCTGCCTATTACCCGTCGTACTATTGGTGGTTCTCCGACACAGACGATGGCGAATTAATCTATTGTCCCAACTGCGCTAAGAAACTAGACCCCAATGTCAAGTACGGTACGGGTAAATGTGAGGCCTGCAATGTTGTTGTGTAA